One segment of Desmodus rotundus isolate HL8 chromosome 6, HLdesRot8A.1, whole genome shotgun sequence DNA contains the following:
- the DDX27 gene encoding probable ATP-dependent RNA helicase DDX27, giving the protein MLEELGLIGTIGDDDEVPVESESDSGDEAEEGPIVLGRKQKALQKNRSADFNPDFVFTEREGMYDGSWAMADVMSQLKKKRAATTLDEKIEKVRKKRKTEDKEAKSGKPEKEKEAKEGSDLEEQGDLEGKDEEGPEDESETDYSSAEENILTKADTLKVKERKKKKKKGQEAGGFFEDASQYDENLSFQDMNLSRPLLKAITAMNFKQPTPIQKACIPVGLLGKDICACAATGTGKTAAFALPILERLIYKPRQAPVTRVLVLVPTRELGIQVHSVVKQLAQFCSITTCLAVGGLDVKSQEAALRAVPDILIATPGRLIDHLHNCPSFHLSSIEVLILDEADRMLDEYFEEQMKEIIRMCSHHRQTMLFSATMTDEVKDLASVSLKNPVRIFVNSNTDVAPFLRQEFIRIRPNREGDREAIVAALLTRTFTDHVMLFTQTKKQAHRMHILLGLMGLQVGELHGNLSQAQRLEALRRFKDEQIDILVATDVAARGLDIAGVKTVINFTMPNTIKHYVHRVGRTARAGRAGRSVSLVGEEERKMLKEIVKAAKAPVKARILPQDVILKFRDKIEKMEKDVYSVLQLEAEEREMQQSEAQINTAKRLLEKGKEAQNHEPERSWFQTKEERKKEKIAKALQEFDLALRGKKKRKKFIKDTKKKGEMTAEERSQFEILKAQMFAERLAKRNRRAKRARAMPEEEPTRGPAKKQKQVKKSVFDEELTNTSKKALKQYRAGPSFEERKQLGLPHQRRGGNFKSNSRYKRRK; this is encoded by the exons ATGCTCGAGGAGCTGGGTTTAATCGGCACCATAGGCGACGATGACGAGGTGCCCGTGGAGTCCGAGTCTGACTCCGGAGACGAGGCGGAGGAG GGGCCCATCGTGCTGGGCAGAAAGCAGAAAGCCTTGCAGAAGAACCGCAGTGCCGATTTCAACCCCGACTTCGTTTTCACTGAGAGGGAGGGGATGTACGATGGCAGCTGGGCCATGGCGGATGTCATGAGCCAGCTCAAGAAGAAG AGGGCAGCCACTACATTAGATGAGAAGATTGAGAAAGTtcgaaagaaaaggaaaacagag GATAAAGAAGCCAAGTCTGGGAagccagaaaaggagaaagaagcaaaggAGGGCTCTGATCTGGAGGAGCAGGGAGACCTTGAAGGGAAAGATGAGGAAGGCCCTGAAGATGAATCGGAGACCGACTACTCTTCAGCCGAGGAGAACATCCTCACCAAAGCAG ACACCCTCAAAGTAAAGGAgcggaagaagaagaagaagaaaggacag GAAGCAGGAGGATTTTTTGAAGATGCATCTCAGTACGATGAAAACCTCTCATTCCAGGACATGAACCTCTCCCGTCCTCTTCTGAAG GCCATTACAGCCATGAACTTCAAGCAGCCCACCCCGATCCAGAAGGCGTGTATACCTGTGGGACTGTTGGGGAAAGACATCTGTGCCTGTGCAGCCACTGGGACAG GTAAAACTGCTGCTTTTGCTCTGCCCATCTTGGAGCGCCTGATCTACAAACCCCGCCAGGCTCCAGTAACCCGCGTGCTGGTGCTGGTTCCCACCCGAGAACTGGGCATCCAGGTGCACTCGGTTGTCAAGCAGCTGGCCCAGTTCTGCAGCATCACCACCTGCCTGGCTGTGG GCGGCCTGGATGTGAAGTCTCAGGAAGCAGCTCTTCGGGCAGTGCCTGACATCCTCATCGCCACCCCGGGCCGGCTCATCGATCACCTCCACAACTGCCCTTCCTTCCACCTGAGCAGCATCGAGGTGCTCATCCTAGATGAGGCCGACAG GATGCTGGATGAGTACTTTGAGGAGCAGATGAAGGAGATCATCCGAATGTGTTCCCACCACCGCCAGACTATGCTCTTCTCGGCCACAATGACAGATGAG GTCAAAGATCTGGCTTCTGTCTCCTTGAAGAACCCCGTCCGGATATTCGTGAACAGCAACACGGATGTGGCCCCCTTCCTGCGGCAGGAATTCATCCGGATCCGGCCCAATCGGGAAGGGGACCGGGAAGCCATCGTGGCAG CTCTGTTGACAAGGACCTTCACCGACCACGTGATGCTGTTCACCCAGACCAAGAAGCAGGCCCACCGCATGCACATCCTCCTGGGGCTCATGGGACTGCAAGTGGGCGAGCTCCACGGCAACCTGTCACAGGCACAGCGGCTGGAAGCCCTCCG GCGCTTTAAGGATGAACAGATTGATATCCTTGTGGCCACAGATGTGGCAGCCCGTGGGCTTGACATCGCAGGGGTCAAAACG GTAATCAACTTCACAATGCCCAATACCATCAAGCATTACGTCCACCGGGTGGGGCGAACAGCGCGTGCTGGCAGAGCTGGGCGCTCGGTCTCTCTGGTGGGAGAAGAGGAGCGGAAGATGCTGAAGGAGATCGTGAAGGCCGCCAAGGCCCCTGTGAAGGCCCGGATACTTCCCCAAG ATGTCATCCTGAAATTTCGAGACAAGATTGAGAAAATGGAGAAAGACGTGTACTCAGTTCTACAGCTAGAGGCTGAAGAAAGAGAGATGCAACAATCGGAAGCCCAG ATCAACACAGCAAAGCGACtcctggagaaggggaaggaggcacAGAACCACGAGCCTGAACGGAGCTGGTTCCAGaccaaagaagagaggaagaaggaaaaaa TTGCTAAGGCTCTGCAGGAGTTTGACTTGGCcttaagaggaaagaagaaaaggaagaagtttaTAAAGGATACcaagaaaaagggggagatgaCG GCAGAAGAAAGGTCCCAGTTTGAAATCCTCAAGGCACAGATGTTTGCTGAGCGGCTGGCCAAGAGGAATCGCAGAGCCAAGCGAGCCCGGGCAATGCCTGAGGAGGAGCCGACGAGAGGCCCTG CCAAGAAGCAAAAACAGGTGAAGAAATCTGTATTTGATGAAGAACTCACCAACACGAGCAAGAAGGCCCTGAAACAGTATCGAGCTGG CCCCTCCTTTGAAGAAAGGAAACAGTTAGGCTTGCCCCACCAGAGACGAGGAGGAAACTTTAAATCTAACTCCAG GTACAAAAGGAGGAAGTAG